A single window of Flavobacteriales bacterium DNA harbors:
- the yidD gene encoding membrane protein insertion efficiency factor YidD encodes MKVIRQILRWLAIAPIRFYQLSISPLLPQTCRHTPTCSTYTIEAIKEWGVLKGLWLGAKRLSKCHPWGTHGYDPVPKRNAASGSEQKK; translated from the coding sequence ATGAAAGTGATCCGCCAAATCCTCCGCTGGCTGGCCATCGCCCCTATCCGGTTTTACCAGTTGTCCATCTCTCCCCTGTTGCCACAAACATGCAGGCATACGCCCACTTGCTCCACCTATACCATTGAAGCCATCAAGGAATGGGGTGTTTTGAAAGGACTCTGGCTCGGCGCCAAACGCTTGTCTAAATGCCATCCCTGGGGAACCCACGGCTATGATCCTGTGCCGAAAAGAAATGCCGCATCCGGCAGCGAACAAAAAAAATGA
- a CDS encoding endonuclease gives MKMLRCYLFVLLTCHFVSIARAQSTDPGIPVMRIAFYNVENLFHPENDSLTLDDEFTPDGKLHWTYNRYRTKLQHISKVLMGIGGWDGLAIAGMCELENRQVLEDLLKDTPLSNGNWGIVHHDSPDRRGIDVGLIYNRRFFTVICDSAYRVCPPGSQLRTRDILYVKGVINGRDTLHIMVNHWPSRRGGAEESEPKRIYAGRVLKAIADSILQRQPSAMILVMGDFNDGPGNASIRQLIDTGVTFRHTMLPQDPFSGSHKFAGDWELLDQILVSPNLLDGVNDWQACRGQVFTADFLMEDDKGSGGVKPLRTYAGPNYIGGFSDHLPVWIELSKIPQP, from the coding sequence TTGAAGATGCTCCGGTGCTACCTGTTTGTTTTGCTTACCTGCCACTTCGTTTCGATTGCGAGAGCACAGTCGACTGACCCCGGCATTCCGGTGATGCGCATTGCTTTCTACAATGTGGAGAACCTGTTTCACCCCGAGAATGACAGCCTGACCCTTGACGATGAATTCACACCTGACGGAAAACTTCACTGGACGTACAACCGCTACCGCACCAAGCTTCAGCACATCAGCAAGGTACTGATGGGTATTGGCGGCTGGGACGGGCTTGCCATTGCCGGCATGTGCGAACTGGAAAACCGGCAGGTGCTTGAAGACCTGTTGAAGGATACGCCGCTTTCAAACGGCAACTGGGGCATCGTGCATCACGACTCACCCGACCGCCGAGGAATTGACGTCGGGTTGATCTACAACAGGCGGTTCTTTACAGTGATTTGCGACAGCGCATACCGCGTGTGCCCGCCGGGAAGCCAGCTTCGTACGCGAGACATCCTGTATGTGAAAGGTGTGATTAACGGTAGGGATACGCTGCACATCATGGTGAACCATTGGCCCAGCCGGCGGGGTGGCGCCGAAGAATCGGAACCGAAACGAATATATGCCGGTCGGGTGTTGAAAGCCATTGCCGACAGCATCCTGCAAAGACAACCTTCGGCCATGATCCTGGTCATGGGCGATTTCAACGACGGCCCGGGCAACGCCAGCATCCGGCAGCTGATTGATACCGGAGTCACCTTCCGGCATACGATGTTACCGCAGGACCCTTTCAGCGGAAGCCATAAGTTCGCGGGCGACTGGGAGCTGCTGGACCAGATCCTTGTGAGTCCGAATTTGCTGGATGGCGTCAACGATTGGCAGGCTTGCCGTGGTCAGGTGTTCACTGCCGACTTCCTGATGGAAGATGACAAAGGGAGCGGCGGCGTTAAACCCCTCCGCACGTACGCTGGTCCCAACTACATCGGTGGCTTCAGCGACCACCTGCCCGTTTGGATCGAACTTTCAAAAATCCCACAGCCATGA
- a CDS encoding universal stress protein: protein MKTIILPTDFSACSDQAVEYAIGLFGKTATRFLLIHVYQIPLTYPSAVIPGLEILKEKAEQDLQKKAEELKGRIGAELVCQAYEGDVVDAIARLAKKEEGAMVVMGSHGMSPMRELLVGSHAVECIRHLPCPVIIVPEKAEIHSPEKILFASDAETEGGVDAPDALAAFARHFDARLTVVHVNEKSMASVQSATHATLGKVYEGLKVEFREAAGDDVSEVIERVADETGAHLIAMVAHHRKLMERIFHKSVTRKVAISTHIPLISFPS from the coding sequence ATGAAAACCATCATCTTACCTACTGATTTCAGTGCATGTTCCGACCAGGCAGTTGAGTATGCCATCGGGCTTTTTGGAAAAACGGCCACACGCTTTCTACTGATACATGTGTACCAGATTCCATTGACGTATCCTTCTGCGGTGATTCCCGGATTGGAAATACTGAAGGAAAAGGCCGAGCAGGACTTGCAGAAAAAAGCCGAAGAACTGAAGGGGCGTATTGGCGCCGAGTTGGTTTGCCAGGCGTATGAAGGCGATGTGGTGGATGCCATTGCCAGGTTGGCCAAAAAGGAGGAAGGTGCAATGGTGGTTATGGGTTCGCATGGCATGAGCCCGATGCGGGAGTTACTGGTGGGAAGTCATGCCGTGGAATGCATCCGTCATCTCCCATGTCCGGTGATCATTGTGCCCGAAAAGGCGGAGATCCATTCCCCGGAAAAGATCCTGTTTGCATCTGATGCGGAAACCGAAGGTGGAGTGGATGCGCCCGATGCCTTGGCCGCATTCGCACGACATTTCGATGCACGCCTGACGGTGGTGCACGTGAACGAGAAAAGCATGGCCAGTGTGCAGAGCGCCACCCATGCTACATTGGGCAAGGTGTACGAGGGGTTGAAAGTAGAATTCCGTGAAGCGGCTGGTGACGATGTAAGTGAGGTCATCGAACGCGTGGCCGACGAAACCGGTGCCCACCTGATTGCCATGGTGGCGCATCACCGCAAACTGATGGAACGCATCTTCCACAAAAGTGTAACACGCAAGGTGGCCATCAGTACACACATTCCATTGATCTCATTCCCATCCTGA